In the Aliarcobacter cryaerophilus genome, one interval contains:
- a CDS encoding DNA-binding protein: MQRLVTTSEASEILGISLQGIHYRIRRNQLKSEKKDGKLFVYIDEETIKNSLKNDKQNSQENVFERVIQSKDEQIEILKKSIKWMKNQHFMEIKRLEKNQKRIIEVFNSEIKLLQSAFNEMRSIYKPQIENQKNEKKREFISLQEFFTILKRASKSDLEIKNTILNCVKNGDKRFIYNKNSKKLLILNDSFEDLL, encoded by the coding sequence CAGGGTATTCACTACCGTATTAGAAGAAATCAACTAAAATCAGAGAAAAAAGATGGCAAACTATTTGTTTATATAGATGAGGAAACTATAAAAAATAGTTTAAAAAATGATAAACAAAATAGTCAAGAAAATGTTTTTGAAAGAGTAATTCAATCAAAAGATGAACAGATAGAAATTTTGAAAAAATCTATAAAATGGATGAAAAATCAACATTTTATGGAGATAAAAAGACTTGAAAAAAATCAAAAAAGAATTATAGAAGTTTTTAATAGCGAGATAAAACTTTTACAAAGTGCTTTTAATGAAATGAGATCAATATATAAACCTCAAATTGAAAATCAAAAAAATGAGAAAAAAAGAGAGTTTATAAGCCTACAAGAGTTTTTTACTATTTTAAAAAGAGCTTCAAAGAGTGATTTGGAGATAAAAAATACTATTTTAAATTGTGTTAAAAATGGTGATAAAAGATTTATTTATAATAAAAATAGTAAAAAGCTTTTAATTTTAAATGATAGTTTCGAAGATTTACTTTGA
- a CDS encoding YqaA family protein has product MTYLILFISAFASATLLPLGSEALLIYNIKEGFNIYALLLVATFGNVLGSILNYYLGLKGEEYLVDKKLVKQKYIDSSKRYFDRFGAFSLLFAWLPIIGDPITFIAGVLRYDFRKFLVLVVISKFSRYLFIALIV; this is encoded by the coding sequence ATGACATATTTAATACTTTTTATTTCAGCTTTTGCATCTGCAACTTTGCTTCCACTTGGAAGTGAAGCTTTGCTTATTTACAATATTAAAGAGGGTTTTAATATCTATGCTCTTTTATTAGTTGCAACTTTTGGAAATGTTTTAGGCTCAATTTTGAACTACTATTTGGGTTTAAAAGGCGAAGAGTATCTAGTAGATAAAAAATTGGTTAAACAAAAATATATAGATAGTTCGAAAAGATATTTTGATAGATTTGGAGCTTTCTCTTTACTTTTTGCATGGTTACCAATAATTGGTGATCCAATCACTTTTATAGCTGGAGTTTTGAGATATGATTTTAGGAAATTTCTTGTTTTAGTAGTAATTTCTAAGTTCTCAAGATACCTTTTTATAGCTTTAATAGTTTAA
- a CDS encoding class I SAM-dependent methyltransferase — MPLVKTNLDKLNFSKLYKIQMKNSTFKSKSSSDWDKKAFHFSQNVLNSPYTKEFTKRVDISDCETLLDVGSGPATISLALAKKLKTVYALDYSKEMLNYAEQNAKNKEIDNLVSIHKSWYDSWEDVPNADIVVASRSMEVKDIKKALKKLNEKANKRVYITTKVGGSFIDIEILKQLKRDIIPRPDYIYLVNTLHSMGIYAKVDFIETKSSKFDTLDENEFIQSLKWSLGNLSKKEEKILREYFNTTYKNKKEKESLTWAFISWQKSL, encoded by the coding sequence ATGCCACTTGTAAAAACAAATTTAGATAAATTGAACTTTTCAAAACTATATAAAATACAGATGAAGAACTCTACTTTTAAAAGTAAAAGTAGTAGTGATTGGGATAAAAAAGCTTTTCATTTTAGTCAAAATGTTTTAAATAGCCCATATACAAAAGAGTTTACAAAAAGAGTTGATATAAGCGATTGTGAAACTTTGCTTGATGTTGGAAGTGGTCCCGCAACTATTAGTTTGGCTCTTGCAAAAAAATTAAAAACTGTTTATGCTCTTGATTATTCAAAAGAGATGTTAAATTATGCCGAACAAAATGCAAAAAACAAAGAAATTGATAATTTAGTAAGCATTCATAAATCTTGGTATGACTCTTGGGAAGATGTTCCAAATGCTGATATTGTAGTTGCAAGTAGGTCTATGGAAGTAAAAGATATAAAAAAAGCTTTAAAAAAATTAAATGAAAAAGCAAATAAAAGAGTCTATATCACAACAAAAGTTGGTGGAAGTTTTATAGACATAGAGATTTTAAAGCAATTAAAAAGAGATATTATTCCACGACCTGATTATATCTATTTAGTAAATACTCTTCATAGCATGGGAATTTATGCAAAGGTTGATTTTATTGAGACAAAATCTTCAAAATTTGATACCTTAGATGAAAATGAATTTATTCAAAGCTTAAAATGGAGTTTAGGAAATCTATCTAAAAAAGAGGAGAAAATATTAAGAGAGTATTTTAATACTACTTATAAAAATAAAAAAGAGAAAGAGAGTTTAACTTGGGCATTTATATCTTGGCAGAAGAGTTTATAA
- a CDS encoding ABC transporter ATP-binding protein, translating to MISLNIKKELHGSNGVMNLDINLSLQNGEFVALSGVSGSGKTTLLRVLAGLEEAFGEIIVDGEIWLNEKIKKPIQKRDIGFVFQDYALFPNLSVIDNLLYVKKDKDLAKQLLSLTDLYELKNRYPNSLSGGQKQRVSLCRALMKRPKILLMDEPLSALDPHMRLKLQDEILTLHKEFKTTTIMVSHDPSEMYKLASRVLVLKDGKIIDDGLPKDILLKTQGSQKFSFEGELLDIIKVDVINIAIVAIGQQIVEVVISNTEAQNLIIREKVNVSTKAFSPTIKKI from the coding sequence ATGATAAGTTTAAATATAAAAAAAGAGCTTCACGGTTCAAATGGAGTTATGAATTTAGATATAAATCTATCTTTACAAAATGGCGAATTTGTAGCATTAAGTGGAGTTAGTGGAAGTGGAAAAACTACCCTTTTAAGAGTTCTTGCTGGTCTTGAAGAGGCTTTTGGAGAGATTATTGTAGATGGTGAAATTTGGTTAAATGAAAAGATTAAAAAACCTATTCAAAAAAGAGATATAGGGTTTGTTTTTCAAGATTATGCACTATTTCCAAATTTAAGTGTAATTGATAATCTACTTTATGTAAAAAAAGATAAAGATTTAGCTAAACAACTTCTAAGCTTAACAGATTTATATGAACTTAAAAATAGATATCCAAACTCTTTAAGTGGTGGTCAAAAACAGCGTGTAAGTCTTTGTCGTGCTTTAATGAAAAGACCAAAAATACTTCTTATGGATGAACCTCTTTCAGCTCTTGATCCCCACATGAGATTAAAACTTCAAGATGAGATTTTAACACTTCATAAAGAGTTTAAAACTACAACTATTATGGTAAGTCATGATCCAAGTGAGATGTATAAATTAGCATCTAGAGTTTTAGTTTTAAAAGATGGAAAAATTATAGATGATGGCTTACCAAAGGATATTTTACTTAAAACTCAAGGAAGCCAAAAATTTAGTTTTGAGGGAGAACTTCTTGATATTATAAAAGTTGATGTTATAAATATTGCTATTGTAGCTATTGGTCAGCAAATTGTAGAAGTTGTAATCTCAAATACAGAAGCTCAAAATTTAATAATTAGAGAAAAAGTAAATGTAAGTACAAAAGCATTTTCTCCAACCATCAAAAAGATTTAA
- the modB gene encoding molybdate ABC transporter permease subunit has translation MIDYLLSVDYAPFLLSFKLALITTLILFVLCLPLSWYLSQTKSKAKPFLEALCTMPLVVPPTVLGFYLLWGLSHNSPIGQFFNDYFGIKLVFNFYGIIIASCIYSLPFMVNPLQSGFESLNKNMLEASYISGKGKFKTLLFIALPNIKPSLLTALIITFAHTVGEFGVVLMIGGSIPNETRVAAIAIYEFVEILDYKNAHIYSLIMIIMSFITLLAVYIFNGNQKKIGFSK, from the coding sequence ATGATTGATTATCTATTAAGTGTAGATTATGCACCATTTTTGCTCTCATTTAAATTGGCACTTATTACTACTTTGATTTTGTTTGTGCTATGTTTGCCACTTAGCTGGTATTTATCACAAACAAAGTCAAAAGCTAAACCATTTTTAGAAGCACTTTGTACTATGCCTTTAGTTGTTCCCCCTACTGTTTTAGGATTTTATCTTCTTTGGGGATTATCACATAATTCTCCAATTGGTCAATTTTTCAATGACTACTTTGGAATAAAACTTGTATTTAATTTTTATGGAATTATTATTGCTAGTTGTATTTATAGTCTTCCTTTTATGGTAAATCCTCTTCAAAGCGGGTTTGAGAGTTTAAATAAAAATATGCTTGAGGCTAGTTATATTAGTGGAAAAGGTAAATTTAAAACCCTTTTATTTATTGCTTTACCAAATATAAAGCCTTCACTTTTAACAGCTCTAATCATAACTTTTGCTCATACTGTTGGAGAGTTTGGGGTTGTTTTGATGATTGGTGGAAGTATTCCAAATGAGACAAGAGTAGCAGCAATTGCAATTTATGAGTTTGTTGAGATTTTAGATTATAAAAATGCACATATTTATAGTTTAATTATGATTATTATGAGTTTCATAACTTTACTTGCAGTTTACATTTTCAATGGCAACCAAAAAAAGATAGGTTTTTCTAAATGA
- a CDS encoding TOBE domain-containing protein — MIARVKDIKTIDSLNIVEFDFNNITLKMMSLELHKEVKLESKVKLLVKPSNVIISKNYIEDISLSNQTLAKIVAIENGELLSSISLEIGDTTFESIITKESSKRLHLQEGNIINILIKASDLSILRVLHD; from the coding sequence ATGATTGCAAGAGTAAAAGATATAAAAACTATTGATAGTTTAAATATTGTAGAGTTTGATTTTAATAATATAACTTTAAAAATGATGAGTTTAGAACTACACAAGGAAGTTAAATTGGAATCAAAGGTAAAACTTTTGGTAAAACCATCAAATGTAATAATTTCAAAAAACTATATAGAAGATATTAGTTTATCAAACCAAACTCTTGCAAAAATAGTTGCTATAGAAAATGGAGAGTTATTAAGTAGTATCTCTTTGGAAATAGGAGATACTACTTTTGAAAGTATAATCACAAAAGAGTCTTCAAAAAGACTTCATTTACAAGAGGGAAATATTATAAATATTTTAATAAAAGCTAGTGATTTATCAATTTTAAGGGTATTACATGATTGA
- the modA gene encoding molybdate ABC transporter substrate-binding protein — MKKIVLALTFLCSTIFAGTINIAVAANVSYAINELIAEFNKTNPDTKVEVVLGASGKFTTQIQNGAPFDIFLSADMKFPETLEKENLTATKPVIYAQGSVAMLSAKPLDFSKGIALLANKDIEKIAIANPKTAPYGTAAIEALKNANILDKVESKFVYAESISQAVTYAMTAADVGFIAKSSLYDEKMSQYKENINWISVDPKLYTPIDQGIVILNRAKDNKEAKAFYDFILSDNAKKIFIDFGYLVK, encoded by the coding sequence ATGAAAAAAATTGTTTTGGCACTTACATTTTTATGTTCAACTATATTTGCTGGTACTATAAATATAGCTGTTGCAGCAAATGTAAGTTATGCAATAAATGAGTTAATTGCTGAGTTTAATAAAACAAATCCAGATACAAAAGTTGAAGTTGTTTTAGGAGCTAGTGGAAAGTTTACTACACAAATTCAAAATGGAGCGCCATTTGATATTTTCCTAAGTGCTGATATGAAATTTCCTGAAACTTTAGAAAAAGAGAACTTAACTGCTACAAAACCAGTTATTTATGCTCAAGGAAGTGTTGCAATGTTAAGTGCAAAACCATTAGATTTCTCAAAAGGTATTGCTTTGCTTGCTAATAAAGATATTGAAAAAATTGCTATTGCAAACCCAAAAACTGCTCCTTATGGAACAGCTGCTATTGAAGCACTTAAAAATGCAAATATTTTAGATAAAGTTGAAAGTAAATTTGTGTATGCTGAATCTATATCTCAAGCAGTAACTTATGCTATGACTGCTGCTGATGTTGGATTTATAGCAAAATCATCTTTATATGATGAAAAGATGTCTCAATACAAAGAGAATATTAACTGGATAAGTGTAGATCCAAAACTTTACACTCCTATTGATCAAGGAATTGTTATTTTAAATAGAGCAAAAGATAACAAAGAAGCAAAAGCCTTTTATGACTTTATTTTGAGTGATAATGCAAAAAAAATCTTTATTGATTTTGGTTATTTAGTAAAATAA
- a CDS encoding TOBE domain-containing protein, translating into MAISSNLTLELLNQPFLLEKRIELLKAIKQTGSINKAAALVPMSYKSAWEAVEAMNNLSISPIVTREIGGAGGGGTTLTQYGENLLTTYSLLKEEQRKFIENLNRITDLNSGTLKTIKRLSMQISARNQIIGTIEKISLGAVNAEIQMKLKSGKSIVSIITNSSVENLGLGINDEVVAVIKSSNVLLSTQTNLKLSARNSLNGNIEEINIGSVNAEVVVNIGNEDKIVAIVTINSIENMGLKVAASVDVIIKASDIMIGK; encoded by the coding sequence GTGGCAATATCATCTAATTTGACTTTAGAGCTTTTAAATCAACCTTTTTTACTTGAAAAAAGAATTGAACTTCTAAAAGCTATTAAACAAACAGGCTCAATAAACAAAGCAGCAGCTCTTGTTCCTATGAGTTACAAAAGTGCTTGGGAAGCTGTTGAAGCTATGAATAATCTATCAATTTCGCCAATAGTTACAAGAGAAATAGGTGGAGCTGGTGGTGGTGGAACTACTCTTACGCAATATGGTGAGAATCTTTTGACAACTTATAGTTTATTAAAAGAGGAGCAAAGAAAGTTTATTGAAAATCTAAACCGAATTACTGATTTAAATAGTGGAACACTAAAAACTATAAAGAGGTTATCAATGCAAATAAGTGCAAGAAACCAAATAATTGGAACAATTGAGAAAATTTCATTGGGTGCAGTTAATGCTGAAATTCAAATGAAACTAAAAAGTGGAAAATCTATTGTCTCTATTATAACAAATAGCTCTGTTGAGAACTTAGGATTAGGTATAAATGATGAAGTTGTTGCTGTTATTAAATCTAGCAATGTTTTGTTATCAACTCAAACTAATTTGAAATTAAGTGCTAGAAATAGCCTAAATGGAAATATTGAAGAGATAAATATTGGTTCGGTTAATGCTGAAGTTGTTGTAAATATTGGAAATGAAGACAAAATTGTTGCTATTGTGACTATAAATTCTATAGAAAATATGGGTTTAAAAGTTGCAGCAAGTGTTGATGTTATTATAAAAGCATCTGATATTATGATTGGAAAATAA
- a CDS encoding MgtC/SapB family protein, producing MTKFHENDARVFFGTTRTYAFLGILGFILYEIEPKNFSLFIVGFLSITFLYSILYKKMLDTDKNSILLYIVSIIVYSFGPLIGIFPLWISALIFVLVIFLLNSKNRILTFHPKINIYELETFGKIILLSAVVLPLLPTDNNIPYLGISLYKIWLTVVVISTISYISYLVQKYIFPSKGVLLTGILGGAYSSTATTVVLSKKAQAVQDTNMFTASIISATFMMYLRLLIIAAIFNIEVLKVIATPYIVFGLITLIISFVYYKKATNETSKIETEDRNPLELGTAFVFAILFIVTMFITNFVVNNYGTTGLNILSFIIGMTDIDPFILALLTGKYNIDAVAVASAMLIATGSNNILKALYAVWFGKKKAVSSAFWLIILGLLTIGFGIYI from the coding sequence TTGACAAAATTTCATGAAAATGATGCTAGAGTTTTTTTTGGAACTACAAGAACTTATGCTTTTTTGGGAATTTTAGGATTTATTTTATATGAGATAGAGCCAAAGAATTTTTCACTTTTTATAGTTGGATTTTTATCTATTACTTTTTTATACTCAATTTTATATAAAAAAATGCTAGATACAGATAAAAATAGCATACTTTTATATATAGTTTCAATAATTGTATATAGTTTTGGACCTCTTATAGGGATATTTCCTCTTTGGATAAGTGCTTTGATATTTGTATTGGTTATATTTTTGTTAAATTCAAAAAATAGAATTTTAACTTTCCATCCAAAAATAAATATCTATGAGTTAGAGACTTTTGGTAAAATTATTTTGCTTTCAGCAGTTGTTTTACCACTTCTTCCAACTGATAACAATATTCCATATTTAGGAATATCTTTATACAAAATCTGGCTTACAGTTGTTGTAATCTCTACAATCTCATATATAAGCTATTTGGTGCAGAAATATATTTTCCCATCAAAAGGTGTTTTATTGACTGGTATTTTAGGTGGTGCTTACTCTTCAACTGCTACTACAGTTGTATTATCAAAAAAAGCGCAAGCAGTACAAGATACAAATATGTTTACAGCTTCTATAATAAGTGCAACTTTTATGATGTATTTACGACTTCTTATAATAGCTGCGATTTTTAATATTGAGGTGCTTAAAGTTATTGCTACACCTTATATAGTTTTTGGGCTTATTACTTTGATTATATCTTTTGTTTATTATAAAAAAGCAACAAATGAAACTTCAAAAATTGAGACAGAAGATAGAAATCCTTTGGAGTTGGGAACTGCTTTTGTATTTGCGATTTTATTTATTGTTACTATGTTTATTACAAATTTTGTAGTAAATAATTATGGAACAACAGGATTAAATATCTTATCCTTTATTATAGGAATGACAGATATAGACCCTTTTATTTTGGCTTTATTGACTGGAAAATATAATATTGATGCAGTTGCGGTTGCAAGTGCGATGTTAATTGCTACTGGAAGTAACAATATTTTAAAAGCACTATATGCAGTTTGGTTTGGTAAGAAAAAAGCAGTTTCAAGTGCTTTTTGGTTAATTATTTTAGGACTTTTGACAATAGGTTTTGGTATATATATTTAA
- a CDS encoding LysR family transcriptional regulator produces the protein MDLNLLKVFVSVANNKSISIAANELKCAQSNVTSRVKQLEKVLGLELFHRVPKGVILTSSGEKFYPQALEIIHKMESSIASLCEDKQISSLKIGSTDCNAVVRISPFLLKLHEDFPKMQLELFTGTTKDIMQLILDYKVDIAFISGEPTNDSLMILKKFEEEIAILEPQEENSPNVALSFKDGCVYDEFLKNYYKEKNIYVEKTLPFGNLETILSCIKVGMGKTLLPTSIVKKMGYDKDIKITILPKDEANIPTCLICRKDNIPKISDYLKKMDI, from the coding sequence ATGGATTTGAATTTATTAAAAGTTTTTGTAAGTGTTGCAAACAACAAAAGTATCTCAATAGCAGCAAATGAGCTAAAATGTGCTCAATCAAATGTAACTTCAAGAGTAAAACAGCTTGAAAAGGTTTTAGGATTAGAACTATTTCATAGAGTTCCAAAGGGTGTTATTTTAACATCAAGTGGAGAGAAATTTTACCCACAAGCTTTAGAAATAATACATAAAATGGAGAGTTCAATAGCAAGTTTATGTGAAGATAAACAAATAAGCTCTTTAAAAATAGGCTCTACGGATTGTAATGCAGTTGTGAGAATTTCTCCATTTTTACTAAAACTTCATGAAGATTTTCCAAAGATGCAATTAGAACTTTTTACTGGAACTACAAAAGATATTATGCAACTAATTTTAGATTACAAAGTAGATATTGCATTTATTAGTGGAGAGCCAACAAATGATAGTTTGATGATTTTAAAAAAGTTTGAAGAAGAGATAGCTATTTTAGAACCTCAAGAAGAAAATAGCCCAAATGTAGCTTTAAGTTTTAAAGATGGTTGCGTGTATGATGAGTTTTTAAAAAACTACTACAAAGAGAAAAATATATATGTTGAAAAAACTCTTCCTTTTGGAAATTTGGAGACTATTCTTTCATGTATAAAAGTTGGGATGGGGAAAACTTTACTTCCTACAAGCATAGTAAAAAAGATGGGATATGATAAAGATATAAAGATTACTATTCTACCAAAAGATGAAGCAAATATACCAACTTGTTTGATTTGTAGAAAAGATAATATTCCAAAGATTAGTGATTATTTAAAGAAAATGGATATTTAA
- a CDS encoding YbfB/YjiJ family MFS transporter, producing the protein MKRLFNRNDNIAILIAGIFSIIIGLGVARFAFTGLIPAMLDDYLTIKFVGILASLNFAGYLSGSIFSIFVKDINFKVYLYRFGIFLAISTTFILAYSDNNTLWMLGRVLAGFAGAMCLIVGTSIVMQKLTIKSKTKAMGIHFSGIGFSILTTDLLARFVLSLNYTWRDSWAVLAVFAIILSLYSVYILSFDKEVKQNAVKVKFDISIFTPFVIVLIIAYFTEGVGFVVQATFLPDIINNLKGLEGYGSLTWTLVGVAGIPSCIIWMLLAHRFGSSNIIIIALLLQAVGILIPAFSSNIYLNLLSGVLYGGTFIGLVALFMNLGGQLSRGNPVVLMGAMTSSYGIGQVIAPLYSVYFIEKYGNYDYALYLTAFIVLGGAVLLLLAKKFEPKDIE; encoded by the coding sequence ATAAAAAGATTGTTTAATCGAAATGATAATATTGCGATTTTAATCGCTGGGATTTTTTCAATAATTATTGGTCTTGGAGTTGCAAGATTTGCTTTTACAGGTCTTATTCCTGCTATGCTTGATGATTATTTAACTATCAAATTTGTTGGAATTTTAGCTTCACTAAATTTTGCTGGATATTTAAGTGGCTCTATTTTTTCAATTTTTGTAAAAGATATAAACTTTAAAGTATATTTATATAGATTTGGTATCTTTTTAGCTATTTCTACAACTTTTATTTTGGCATATAGTGACAACAACACACTTTGGATGCTAGGAAGAGTATTAGCTGGATTTGCAGGTGCTATGTGTTTGATTGTTGGAACATCTATTGTTATGCAAAAACTTACAATAAAAAGTAAAACAAAAGCTATGGGAATACATTTTAGTGGAATTGGTTTCTCTATTTTAACAACAGATTTATTAGCAAGATTTGTTTTAAGTTTGAACTATACATGGAGAGATAGTTGGGCAGTTTTAGCTGTTTTTGCCATCATTTTATCTTTGTATAGTGTATATATTTTATCATTTGATAAAGAGGTAAAACAAAATGCGGTAAAAGTAAAGTTTGATATCTCTATATTTACTCCTTTTGTGATAGTTTTAATTATTGCATATTTTACAGAAGGTGTTGGATTTGTTGTACAAGCTACGTTTTTACCAGATATTATAAACAACCTTAAAGGTCTTGAAGGTTATGGAAGTCTTACTTGGACTTTGGTTGGGGTTGCTGGAATTCCGTCTTGTATTATTTGGATGCTTTTAGCTCATAGATTTGGAAGTTCAAATATTATTATAATAGCTCTTTTGCTTCAAGCAGTTGGGATTTTAATACCTGCTTTTAGCTCAAATATCTACTTAAATCTTTTAAGTGGAGTTTTGTATGGAGGTACTTTTATAGGACTTGTAGCACTTTTTATGAATCTTGGAGGTCAGCTATCACGTGGAAACCCTGTTGTTTTAATGGGAGCAATGACATCTTCATACGGAATAGGGCAGGTAATTGCACCACTTTATAGTGTATATTTTATTGAAAAATATGGAAACTATGATTATGCTTTATATTTAACTGCTTTTATTGTTTTGGGAGGAGCGGTTTTACTACTACTAGCCAAAAAATTTGAGCCAAAAGATATAGAGTAG